The following proteins are encoded in a genomic region of Hippopotamus amphibius kiboko isolate mHipAmp2 chromosome 8, mHipAmp2.hap2, whole genome shotgun sequence:
- the LOC130859539 gene encoding putative uncharacterized protein encoded by MAPKAPK5-AS1, which yields MAFSMSLPSDMLRKAGSSGGCAAARSRRSRGNKGLSARGPGSRGDGRQPPPGTCGDESPGAGSASAGGSRLAAAAPGNKPLCWAPRGRLPASSPAGDAGSRGRARRGRPRSGAMCWGLAGPPLRPGLARS from the coding sequence ATGGCTTTCTCCATGTCGCTCCCCTCCGACATGCTCCGCAAGGCCGGAAGCAGCGGAGGCTGCGCAGCTGCCCGATCCCGCCGCAGTCGAGGGAACAAGGGACTCAGCGCTCGGGGCCCTGGGTCTCGGGGAGACGGGCGGCAGCCGCCTCCGGGGACCTGCGGGGATGAGAGCCCCGGCGCCGGCTCGGCTTCGGCGGGCGGCTCTAGGCTGGCGGCGGCGGCCCCCGGGAACAAGCCTTTGTGCTGGGCCCCGCGCGGCCGCCTCCCGGCCTCATCCCCGGCCGGGGATGCAGGCTCCCGGGGCAGGGCGAGGCGGGGAAGGCCCCGATCCGGGGCGATGTGCTGGGGCCTCGCGGGGCCGCCGCTTAGGCCCGGGCTCGCCAGGTCCTGA